In a genomic window of Streptomyces sp. BHT-5-2:
- a CDS encoding isoprenylcysteine carboxylmethyltransferase family protein produces MLHHVVNTALVVTAWVWAAAEILLQIRQRIRSERTKRTEWLSLLVFAVLIDGGATLAAPVREAVPALSYSTDLSAVRIAVLIVAWSGIGIRLWAVITLGRFFRGTVHIQHGHQVVTKGPYHYVRHPAYTGILLAGTDLALLLDNAASWLVMTVCCLIAVGYRIRVEERMLLDALGEEYQSYAARTPRLIPGVW; encoded by the coding sequence GTGCTGCACCACGTCGTGAACACCGCGCTCGTCGTCACTGCCTGGGTCTGGGCGGCGGCGGAGATCCTGCTCCAGATACGCCAGCGAATCCGTAGCGAGCGGACGAAACGGACCGAGTGGCTCAGCCTGCTGGTCTTCGCCGTTCTGATCGACGGCGGGGCCACACTGGCCGCACCCGTCCGGGAAGCGGTGCCGGCCCTCTCCTACTCCACGGACCTGTCGGCTGTGCGCATTGCGGTGCTGATCGTGGCCTGGTCCGGGATCGGGATCCGGCTGTGGGCCGTGATCACGTTGGGTCGCTTCTTCCGCGGCACGGTGCACATCCAGCACGGCCACCAGGTCGTCACCAAAGGGCCGTACCACTACGTCCGCCACCCCGCCTACACCGGAATCCTGCTCGCCGGAACGGATCTCGCGCTGCTCCTGGACAACGCGGCCTCCTGGTTGGTGATGACTGTCTGCTGTCTGATCGCGGTGGGCTATCGGATACGCGTCGAGGAACGAATGCTGCTCGACGCCCTGGGCGAGGAGTACCAGTCGTACGCAGCCCGGACGCCCAGGCTGATCCCTGGAGTGTGGTGA
- a CDS encoding family 2B encapsulin nanocompartment shell protein: MSTPDSVTGSVAEEPVPQALADGSGSSLSTQAARQLATTTKTVPQMQAITSRWLLKMLPWVDVKGGTYRVNRRLQLRVGRGRVQFEQNGADDIRVIPQTLTELPVLRGYEDIEVLKEIAGRFRVREVRAGQVLFEAGQPVTEAFLVVHGRFARYKPGKYGDEEVIGVVTDGDQIGDEAIGRPDPRWLSSVRAETAAVVMVLPWDVLQEFTGRAPSLAAHLSAYAERQQRPMNRKGEADVPVQAGHVGEPTLSGGFVDYDLAPREYELSLTQTVLRVHSRVADLYNEPMDQTQQQLRLTVEEIRERQEWELVNNREFGLLHNTDYGQRISTYTGPPTPDDMDELLSMRRKTRLFLAHPKAIAAFFRQCNKRGLAPGTADVDGHEVPAWRGVPIFPCGKIPIGDTHTSSIIALRTGEADQGVVGLYQTGIPEEFQPGLNVRFMGIDQAAIIKYLVTAYYSQAILVPDAVGILENVQLGRSAD; the protein is encoded by the coding sequence GTGTCCACACCGGACAGCGTCACCGGTTCCGTCGCCGAAGAGCCCGTACCCCAAGCCCTCGCGGACGGCTCCGGCAGCAGCCTCAGCACACAGGCCGCACGCCAACTCGCCACCACCACCAAGACCGTGCCCCAGATGCAGGCCATCACGTCGCGGTGGCTGCTGAAGATGCTGCCGTGGGTGGACGTCAAAGGTGGCACCTACCGGGTCAACCGACGGCTGCAGCTCCGGGTCGGTCGGGGACGTGTCCAGTTCGAGCAGAACGGCGCGGACGACATCAGGGTGATCCCCCAGACCCTCACCGAACTCCCGGTGCTGCGCGGCTATGAGGACATCGAGGTACTCAAGGAGATCGCCGGCCGCTTCCGCGTCCGGGAGGTCCGGGCCGGGCAGGTCCTCTTCGAAGCGGGGCAGCCCGTCACCGAGGCGTTCCTCGTCGTGCACGGCCGGTTCGCCCGCTACAAGCCGGGCAAGTACGGCGACGAGGAGGTCATCGGCGTCGTCACGGACGGCGACCAGATCGGGGACGAGGCGATCGGCCGGCCCGACCCGCGGTGGTTGAGTTCCGTCCGGGCCGAGACCGCGGCCGTGGTGATGGTCCTGCCCTGGGACGTGCTCCAGGAGTTCACCGGCCGCGCGCCGAGCCTGGCCGCGCACCTGTCGGCGTACGCGGAGCGGCAGCAGCGCCCCATGAACCGCAAGGGTGAGGCGGATGTACCGGTACAGGCAGGGCATGTCGGCGAGCCGACGCTGTCCGGCGGCTTCGTCGACTACGACCTCGCTCCGCGCGAGTACGAGCTCTCGCTGACGCAGACCGTGCTCCGGGTCCACAGCCGGGTCGCCGACCTCTACAACGAACCCATGGACCAGACCCAGCAGCAACTCCGGCTCACCGTCGAGGAGATCCGCGAGCGCCAGGAGTGGGAGCTGGTCAACAACCGCGAGTTCGGGCTGCTGCACAACACCGACTACGGCCAGCGCATCAGCACCTACACCGGCCCGCCGACCCCGGACGACATGGACGAGCTGCTGTCCATGCGCCGCAAGACGCGGCTGTTCCTGGCCCATCCCAAGGCGATCGCCGCCTTCTTCCGGCAGTGCAACAAACGCGGTCTGGCGCCGGGCACGGCCGACGTCGACGGGCACGAGGTCCCTGCCTGGCGCGGTGTCCCGATCTTCCCGTGCGGCAAGATCCCGATCGGCGACACGCACACCAGCAGCATCATCGCGCTGCGTACGGGTGAGGCCGACCAGGGCGTCGTCGGCCTGTACCAGACCGGCATCCCCGAGGAGTTCCAGCCGGGGCTGAACGTCCGCTTCATGGGCATCGACCAGGCAGCCATCATCAAGTACCTCGTCACCGCCTACTACTCGCAGGCCATCCTCGTGCCCGACGCCGTCGGCATCCTGGAGAACGTCCAGCTCGGCCGGAGCGCCGACTGA
- a CDS encoding class I SAM-dependent methyltransferase, whose protein sequence is MSSPTTLEGSTPDRPPHDPSLRRSLALFRSFRQEQTDPENCYGLLARDSADQIERHISLDDALVIDIGGGSGYFTEEFRLRGARTCLVEPDLRELTAQGRAPHHAVMADGCRLPFADGAADVCFSSNVLEHVPEPRTFLNEMVRVTRPGGLIYCAFTNWFSPWGGHETAPWHYFGADRARRRYLKRTGHPAKHTLGRNLFAVHIGPTMRHVRSRADVTVLTARSRYAPFLAEALPRLPGIREFATWNLLLILRRLP, encoded by the coding sequence GTGAGTTCACCCACCACCCTCGAAGGCTCGACGCCCGACCGGCCCCCGCACGACCCGTCCCTGCGACGCTCCCTGGCCCTCTTCCGCTCCTTCCGGCAGGAGCAGACCGACCCGGAGAACTGCTACGGACTGCTCGCTCGCGACTCCGCCGACCAGATCGAACGTCACATCTCCCTCGACGATGCCCTCGTGATCGACATCGGCGGTGGCAGTGGGTACTTCACGGAGGAGTTCCGCCTCCGAGGCGCGCGGACCTGCCTGGTCGAGCCCGACCTGCGCGAACTGACCGCCCAGGGACGGGCTCCCCACCACGCGGTGATGGCCGACGGCTGCCGCCTTCCCTTCGCCGACGGCGCGGCCGACGTCTGCTTCTCCTCCAACGTCCTGGAACATGTGCCGGAGCCTCGGACCTTCCTGAACGAAATGGTCCGCGTCACCCGGCCCGGCGGACTGATCTACTGCGCCTTCACCAACTGGTTCTCGCCCTGGGGCGGCCATGAGACCGCGCCCTGGCACTACTTCGGCGCCGATCGCGCCCGCCGGCGCTATCTGAAGCGCACCGGCCACCCGGCCAAGCACACTCTCGGCAGGAACCTCTTCGCCGTCCACATCGGCCCGACCATGCGCCACGTGCGCAGCCGTGCGGACGTCACCGTGCTGACGGCCCGATCCCGCTACGCTCCGTTCCTCGCCGAAGCCCTCCCCCGCCTCCCAGGCATACGGGAGTTCGCCACCTGGAACCTCCTCCTCATCCTGCGGCGGCTGCCTTGA
- a CDS encoding MepB family protein: protein MVTNQSWAGLHGDLLVAKESVYGPGGFTCSRPVSEPESAEYAACGFTLDGRSVRFRVAKTTPTKVGQFVTVWQRSEEGPIRPFDADDGVDLFVISSRDDSGFGQFVFPSEVLCERGIVSRNGSGGKRGFRVYPPWVTTTNRQARGTQAWQMRYFFDLGHDGPADLTRARALYHRAASRNVSRLSSR, encoded by the coding sequence ATGGTGACGAATCAGTCGTGGGCGGGGCTCCACGGGGACCTGCTGGTGGCGAAGGAGTCGGTGTACGGCCCGGGCGGTTTCACCTGCTCACGGCCGGTGTCCGAACCGGAGAGCGCCGAGTACGCGGCTTGCGGGTTCACCCTTGACGGCCGGTCGGTCCGGTTCCGCGTGGCCAAGACCACCCCGACGAAGGTGGGTCAGTTCGTCACCGTCTGGCAGCGGTCCGAGGAGGGGCCGATCCGGCCCTTCGACGCCGATGACGGGGTCGACCTGTTTGTGATCAGCAGTCGTGACGACAGCGGCTTTGGACAGTTCGTGTTCCCGTCCGAGGTGCTGTGTGAGCGCGGCATCGTCTCCCGCAACGGCTCCGGTGGGAAGCGCGGATTCCGCGTCTATCCGCCCTGGGTGACCACGACCAACCGACAGGCCCGCGGCACCCAGGCATGGCAGATGAGGTACTTCTTCGACCTCGGCCACGACGGTCCCGCAGACCTGACGCGTGCCCGCGCCCTGTACCACCGGGCCGCGTCGAGGAACGTCAGTCGGTTGTCCTCCAGGTAG
- a CDS encoding glycosyltransferase family 4 protein — protein MSQDDASAEAGDWRGRHVVVCNWRDGRHPQAGGAELYCEETARELRRAGAQVTFLTARPRGTARREHTDHGAVVRGGGRSTVYLFVLLWLLRHRRSVDGVIDSQNGIPFFTPLVVPRRTPVVLLIHHVHQGQFALWFPPPLAALGRWLENRGSGLVYGRRAICAVSPSTRTEVRGRLALRGPVHFAPAGLTPDSVATGVTSASTATPPRQRATRPRIVCVGRLVRQKRVDCLVRAMFALRREVPDAELHIVGDGEVYDGLRALVDDLGLDNTVVLHGRVAAEDRDALVESAWITASASRAEGWGLSVMEAAAAGIPAVAFDVPGLRDTIRHGVTGWLLEPEADLAAGLAKALRAVETPQEAARWEADCRAWAARFTWTATGGHLLAVLTAEEHRLHCRTRTDRRTVTDTCTLVSAPAALLRRAEPGALRATDLVDTTGPDPGLLLLGADERDAERILQRIGLDPHDPRISIRLARHGDILGWPAHPPPRRQEPQRLRATDQPPGRSAPRTAPPWLPTSFRAPCTLFALFVVALALRLTFIQRSYDVFVDEVYYTVISHNLADGHGPTFDGQFFALHPPAVFALLAAVMRITGLGSADLLHLVLQLRPVLAVVGSLAVVAVTVLLRRAVRWPIALTAGLFLALDPFLNRFDSRVLLEAPAVAAAALGWLTLARRPATPRGRIAAGAVAGLLFAAAVTSKEPYALETFVPVTMLAWFGHPSVRSMRLTAAVVTLAGYAVYLASTVAAGAWPAWWAQKTDGIARALGIKQISGFNSNDGSVSFTARLLAQLGQFAVPYALIAFGSAATVWLLWLRLRRPMRLAGPPGRTPVIAWAVCTLLHLAYAIAVGTLEEQMFYPLVVTSTAALALTADLALPLRPSTSTLPRRRERPQRRHRFRRTAPGRALTALAAVALTVDALVWVRVHTRHDDAFRRTLAWVRTHLPHDSVIAAQEETADFLLPGTRLDAWRSPADLARVHADYVVLSTELQTQGYGRLGRRLAGQLERHARLLHREPGRTAGELRVYDVRRLAAVQGNEKADER, from the coding sequence ATGAGCCAGGACGATGCGTCAGCCGAGGCCGGTGACTGGCGAGGCCGCCACGTGGTGGTGTGCAACTGGCGGGACGGCCGCCACCCCCAGGCCGGCGGCGCCGAACTGTACTGCGAGGAGACCGCCCGTGAGCTGCGCAGGGCCGGTGCACAGGTCACCTTCCTGACCGCCCGCCCGCGCGGCACGGCCCGCCGTGAGCACACCGACCACGGCGCCGTGGTGCGCGGCGGCGGCCGGTCCACCGTCTACCTCTTCGTGCTGCTGTGGCTGTTGCGGCACCGCCGCTCGGTGGACGGCGTGATCGACTCCCAGAACGGCATCCCCTTCTTCACCCCACTGGTCGTTCCGCGCCGCACCCCCGTGGTGCTCCTCATCCACCACGTCCACCAGGGCCAGTTCGCCCTGTGGTTCCCACCGCCCCTGGCAGCCCTCGGACGCTGGCTGGAGAACCGGGGCAGCGGTCTGGTGTACGGCCGCCGGGCGATCTGCGCGGTCTCGCCCTCCACCCGGACCGAGGTCCGCGGGCGTCTTGCGCTGCGTGGACCGGTGCACTTCGCACCGGCGGGCCTGACCCCCGATTCCGTTGCCACCGGGGTGACTTCGGCCAGCACAGCAACGCCGCCCAGGCAGCGTGCCACCAGACCACGCATCGTGTGTGTCGGCCGGCTCGTCCGGCAGAAGCGCGTCGACTGCCTGGTCAGGGCCATGTTCGCACTGCGCCGCGAGGTACCGGACGCGGAACTGCACATCGTCGGCGACGGCGAGGTCTACGACGGGCTGCGCGCTCTCGTCGACGACCTCGGCCTCGACAACACGGTCGTCCTGCACGGCCGGGTTGCGGCGGAGGACCGGGATGCACTGGTCGAGTCCGCATGGATCACCGCGTCCGCCTCACGCGCCGAGGGATGGGGCCTGTCCGTGATGGAGGCCGCGGCGGCCGGCATCCCCGCCGTGGCCTTCGATGTCCCGGGACTGCGCGACACGATCCGGCACGGCGTCACCGGCTGGCTCCTGGAACCCGAAGCGGACCTCGCGGCCGGCCTCGCCAAGGCACTGCGAGCCGTCGAGACCCCGCAAGAGGCCGCTCGCTGGGAGGCGGACTGCCGAGCCTGGGCGGCCCGATTCACCTGGACGGCCACCGGCGGCCACCTCCTCGCAGTGCTGACCGCCGAAGAACACCGGCTGCACTGCAGGACCCGAACCGACCGCCGCACCGTCACCGACACCTGCACACTGGTCAGCGCACCCGCCGCACTGCTCCGGCGCGCGGAACCCGGTGCGCTGCGCGCCACCGACCTGGTGGACACCACCGGTCCCGACCCCGGCCTGCTCCTGCTCGGCGCGGACGAGCGGGACGCCGAACGCATCCTGCAGCGCATCGGACTGGATCCGCACGACCCCCGCATCTCGATACGCCTCGCCAGGCACGGCGACATCCTCGGATGGCCCGCCCACCCGCCGCCCCGACGGCAAGAACCACAGCGACTCCGAGCCACGGATCAGCCCCCGGGTCGGTCGGCTCCTCGAACCGCCCCGCCCTGGCTTCCCACTTCCTTCCGCGCTCCCTGCACGCTCTTCGCCCTCTTCGTCGTCGCACTGGCACTCCGGCTGACCTTCATCCAGCGTTCCTACGACGTCTTCGTCGACGAGGTCTACTACACCGTCATCAGCCACAACCTCGCCGACGGCCACGGCCCGACGTTCGACGGGCAGTTCTTCGCTCTCCACCCACCCGCCGTCTTCGCACTGCTGGCAGCCGTCATGAGGATCACCGGCCTGGGCTCCGCCGACCTGCTCCACCTGGTACTCCAGCTCCGACCGGTGCTCGCCGTGGTCGGCTCGCTGGCCGTGGTCGCGGTGACCGTGCTGCTGCGCCGCGCCGTCCGGTGGCCCATCGCACTGACCGCCGGCCTCTTCCTGGCGCTGGACCCGTTCCTCAACCGCTTCGACAGCCGGGTGCTCCTGGAAGCGCCGGCCGTCGCGGCCGCCGCGCTCGGCTGGCTGACCCTCGCTCGCAGGCCCGCAACCCCACGAGGCCGCATCGCCGCGGGCGCGGTCGCAGGGCTGCTCTTCGCCGCGGCCGTCACCTCCAAAGAGCCGTACGCCCTGGAGACGTTCGTACCCGTGACGATGCTGGCGTGGTTCGGACACCCTTCGGTCCGGAGCATGCGACTGACCGCGGCCGTCGTCACCCTCGCCGGCTACGCGGTCTACCTCGCCTCGACGGTGGCCGCCGGAGCCTGGCCCGCATGGTGGGCGCAGAAGACCGACGGCATCGCCCGCGCCCTCGGCATCAAACAGATCAGCGGCTTCAACAGCAATGACGGCTCGGTGAGCTTCACCGCACGACTGCTCGCCCAACTCGGCCAGTTCGCCGTCCCCTACGCGCTGATCGCCTTCGGCTCGGCGGCCACCGTATGGCTGCTGTGGCTGAGACTCCGGCGACCCATGCGCCTCGCCGGCCCGCCAGGACGGACACCGGTGATCGCCTGGGCCGTGTGCACCCTGCTGCATCTGGCATACGCGATAGCCGTCGGCACCCTGGAAGAGCAGATGTTCTACCCCCTGGTCGTCACGAGTACAGCCGCACTCGCCCTCACCGCCGACCTCGCCCTTCCCCTCCGCCCCTCCACCTCCACACTGCCCCGACGCCGCGAACGTCCCCAGCGCCGCCACCGTTTTCGACGCACCGCGCCGGGCAGGGCCCTCACCGCGCTCGCCGCCGTCGCGCTCACCGTCGACGCCCTCGTATGGGTACGCGTCCACACCAGGCACGACGACGCTTTCCGACGCACCTTGGCCTGGGTCCGTACGCACCTCCCGCACGACAGCGTCATCGCGGCACAGGAGGAAACCGCCGACTTCCTGCTGCCCGGCACCCGCCTGGACGCCTGGCGGTCACCGGCGGACCTGGCACGAGTACACGCCGACTACGTCGTGCTCTCCACCGAGTTGCAAACACAGGGATACGGGCGGTTGGGACGACGATTGGCCGGCCAGTTGGAGCGGCACGCACGACTCCTCCACCGCGAACCGGGGCGGACCGCCGGCGAGCTGCGCGTTTACGACGTACGCCGACTGGCCGCCGTGCAGGGGAACGAGAAGGCGGACGAACGGTGA
- a CDS encoding triacylglycerol lipase has product MKLRWSRLLTAVPAATLAISLTASPSAGARPSATAPTGKPLVAPAQAPAIASLASLRGPLGLPLLRPSATAIPHHAPWTASVSSGWNNFSCKPSHHHPRPVVLTHGTFANGIDNWLGLAPYLVARGYCVFSLTYGQLPVLPVVGGLGPIDDSARQLAGFVNRVLAATGARKVDIVGQSQGGMMPRVYMKFHGGRHKVHTLVGLAPDNHGTDLHGLSKLVDLAPIKQTLHTLTPGLIQQKAGSPLLRRLNAGRETLPGVHYTVIATKYDEVVTPLGSEFLHGPDVHNILIQDLCPLDISMHATIGLLDRIAFHETANALDPAHATPTTCASTLG; this is encoded by the coding sequence ATGAAGCTGCGTTGGTCGAGACTGCTCACCGCCGTCCCGGCGGCCACTCTGGCCATCAGCCTCACCGCTTCGCCCTCCGCTGGTGCCCGCCCCTCGGCCACCGCCCCCACCGGCAAACCGCTCGTCGCGCCCGCCCAAGCACCGGCCATCGCTTCGCTCGCTTCCCTACGGGGCCCCCTGGGACTGCCGCTCCTCCGGCCGTCGGCCACCGCCATCCCACACCATGCTCCCTGGACGGCCTCCGTCAGCAGCGGCTGGAACAACTTCTCCTGCAAACCCTCCCACCACCATCCTCGTCCGGTCGTCCTGACCCACGGCACCTTCGCCAACGGCATCGACAACTGGCTGGGCCTCGCGCCCTACTTGGTCGCCCGCGGTTACTGCGTCTTCTCCCTGACCTACGGCCAGTTGCCCGTCCTCCCCGTCGTCGGGGGGCTCGGTCCGATCGACGACTCGGCCAGGCAGCTCGCCGGATTCGTCAACCGGGTGCTGGCCGCGACGGGCGCGAGGAAGGTCGATATCGTCGGCCAATCGCAGGGCGGCATGATGCCGCGGGTGTACATGAAGTTCCACGGCGGCCGCCACAAGGTCCATACGCTGGTCGGGCTGGCCCCCGACAACCACGGCACCGACCTGCACGGCCTGTCCAAGCTCGTGGACCTCGCCCCGATCAAGCAGACCCTCCACACGCTCACACCGGGACTGATCCAGCAGAAGGCCGGCTCCCCCCTGTTGCGCCGCCTCAACGCCGGGCGCGAGACCCTCCCCGGAGTCCACTACACCGTCATCGCCACCAAGTACGACGAGGTCGTCACGCCCCTCGGCTCGGAGTTCCTCCACGGTCCCGACGTCCACAACATCCTGATCCAGGACCTGTGCCCGCTCGACATCTCCATGCATGCGACCATCGGTCTCCTCGACCGGATCGCGTTCCACGAGACGGCCAACGCACTCGACCCGGCCCATGCCACCCCCACCACCTGCGCCTCCACCCTCGGCTAG
- a CDS encoding glycosyltransferase yields the protein MQAPQVAGIDVPVPIPATASDPAVGSCDLELLIPAYNEENRLAPTVQALSEHLRGLPLTAALRVIDNGSSDRTAECVDRLSAAGIPVTVTGCSRRGKGAAVSRGMITTRATRWVGFCDADLATPATALDDALALLRDGWQVVLGSRRCHGARIPVPQSALRRLGGAGFRLLTRRLCGPVADTQCGFKFFQAPAARRLFADVTATGFAFDLEVIARARARQLSLTEFPVMWNDQQGSTFRPFADGRRVAAELWRLHRTLPRIPSRLSEGAG from the coding sequence GTGCAAGCGCCCCAGGTGGCAGGCATAGACGTTCCGGTCCCGATACCGGCAACCGCTTCCGATCCGGCCGTCGGCTCCTGTGACCTCGAACTCCTCATCCCCGCCTACAACGAGGAAAACCGCCTGGCCCCCACCGTGCAGGCCCTCTCCGAGCATCTGCGCGGCCTGCCGCTGACCGCCGCGCTGCGCGTCATCGACAACGGCAGCAGCGACCGCACCGCCGAGTGCGTGGACCGCCTCTCCGCCGCCGGCATCCCCGTCACCGTCACCGGCTGTTCCCGGCGCGGCAAGGGAGCAGCCGTCTCCCGAGGCATGATCACAACCCGGGCGACCCGATGGGTCGGCTTCTGCGACGCCGACCTGGCCACGCCCGCCACCGCCCTCGACGACGCGCTCGCCCTCCTACGAGACGGCTGGCAGGTCGTGCTCGGCTCGCGCCGCTGTCACGGGGCACGCATACCGGTGCCGCAGTCCGCTCTCCGACGGCTTGGCGGCGCCGGCTTCCGGTTGCTGACCCGACGGCTCTGCGGCCCCGTCGCAGACACCCAGTGCGGATTCAAGTTCTTCCAGGCACCGGCCGCGCGCCGGCTCTTCGCCGACGTCACCGCCACCGGCTTCGCCTTCGACCTCGAAGTGATCGCGCGAGCCAGGGCCCGTCAGCTCAGCCTGACCGAGTTCCCCGTCATGTGGAACGACCAACAGGGTTCCACCTTCCGTCCGTTCGCAGACGGCCGACGGGTGGCCGCAGAGCTGTGGCGGCTGCACCGCACACTGCCCCGTATCCCCTCCCGCCTGTCCGAGGGAGCAGGATGA
- a CDS encoding geranyl diphosphate 2-C-methyltransferase, which yields MTITHTDTATRTPVPTQSTYQSRVADYWNAEENPVNLELGRIDDLYHHHYGIGEADCSVLDEPDADRRRERVTSELHRLEHAQAELLASHLGDLTPADRVFDAGCGRGGGSVVAHLRYGCHADGATISAKQADFANEQARKRGIDDKVRYHHRNMLDTGFTAGAYAASWNNESTMYVELDLLFAEHARLLRRGGRYVTITGCYNDAYGRASREVSLINAHYICDIHPRSAYFNAMARNRLVPVHVEDLTEAALPYWELRRQADHLVTGIEDTFLNAYRNGSFQYLLIVADRV from the coding sequence TTGACGATCACCCACACCGACACCGCCACCCGCACGCCGGTGCCGACCCAGTCCACGTACCAGTCCCGGGTCGCGGACTACTGGAACGCCGAGGAGAACCCGGTCAACCTGGAACTCGGCAGGATCGACGACCTGTACCACCACCACTACGGCATCGGGGAGGCCGACTGCTCGGTGCTGGACGAGCCGGACGCCGACCGCCGTCGCGAGCGGGTCACCAGCGAGCTGCACCGGTTGGAACACGCCCAGGCCGAACTCCTCGCGTCCCACCTCGGTGACCTCACCCCCGCCGACCGCGTCTTCGACGCCGGGTGCGGACGCGGCGGCGGCAGCGTCGTCGCGCATCTGCGCTACGGCTGCCACGCCGACGGGGCCACCATCTCCGCCAAGCAGGCCGACTTCGCCAACGAGCAGGCCCGCAAACGCGGAATCGACGACAAGGTCCGCTACCACCACCGCAACATGCTCGACACCGGCTTCACCGCCGGCGCGTACGCGGCGTCCTGGAACAACGAGTCGACGATGTACGTCGAACTGGACCTGCTGTTCGCCGAGCACGCCCGACTGCTGCGGCGCGGCGGCCGCTACGTGACGATCACCGGCTGCTACAACGACGCCTATGGGCGCGCCTCCCGCGAGGTGTCCCTGATCAACGCCCACTACATCTGCGACATCCACCCCCGGTCGGCGTACTTCAACGCCATGGCCCGCAACCGGCTCGTCCCCGTGCACGTCGAGGACCTGACGGAGGCCGCGCTCCCGTACTGGGAACTGCGCCGGCAGGCCGACCACCTGGTCACCGGCATCGAGGACACGTTCCTGAACGCCTACCGCAACGGCAGCTTCCAGTACCTGCTGATCGTCGCCGACCGGGTGTGA
- a CDS encoding family 2 encapsulin nanocompartment cargo protein terpene cyclase, which yields MSTPPKTDSGFSMPGPPRLVRDLRARRGGAVPGLKYRPATPADPEKAEEIDRRLEAWARGLDLFPPQWTGDFAEFQCGRAVVLQHPGALDLEHLTVAGKFLLAENVVDSCYCEEDEGRGASRSELGGRLILAQSALDPFHGTPALEAEWHEGMQADGPLRSYYWAIKDFAAVATPSQTDRFVHDMARLHLGYLAEASWAGTRHTPHVWEYLVMRQFNNFRPCLSLVDAVDGYELPEALYVRPEVQRVTALACNATTIVNDLYSFTKELASDPTHLNLPQVVAANDKRGLKAAYLKSVEIHNQVYEAFEAESAPLAALSPLLEKYVRGLTDWVAGNHEWHATNTDRYQLPNYW from the coding sequence ATGAGCACGCCCCCCAAGACCGACTCCGGATTCTCGATGCCGGGACCGCCCCGACTCGTCCGGGACCTGCGAGCCCGCCGCGGCGGAGCCGTCCCCGGCCTGAAGTACCGGCCGGCCACTCCCGCCGACCCGGAAAAGGCGGAGGAGATCGACCGCAGGTTGGAAGCCTGGGCCCGTGGCCTGGACCTCTTCCCCCCACAGTGGACGGGGGACTTCGCGGAGTTCCAATGCGGCCGGGCCGTCGTCCTGCAACACCCCGGCGCACTCGATCTCGAACACCTCACCGTCGCCGGCAAGTTCCTGCTCGCCGAGAACGTCGTCGACAGTTGTTACTGCGAGGAGGACGAGGGCCGGGGCGCCTCGCGCAGCGAACTGGGCGGCCGTCTGATCCTGGCCCAGTCGGCCCTCGACCCGTTCCACGGCACGCCCGCGCTGGAGGCGGAGTGGCACGAGGGCATGCAGGCCGACGGGCCGCTGCGCTCGTACTACTGGGCGATCAAGGACTTCGCGGCCGTCGCGACGCCCAGCCAGACGGACCGGTTCGTGCACGACATGGCCCGGCTGCACCTCGGCTATCTCGCCGAGGCGTCCTGGGCGGGGACGCGGCACACACCACATGTCTGGGAGTACCTGGTCATGCGGCAGTTCAACAACTTCCGTCCCTGCCTGTCTCTTGTGGACGCCGTGGACGGCTACGAGCTGCCCGAGGCGCTCTACGTCCGTCCCGAGGTCCAGCGGGTCACCGCCCTGGCGTGCAATGCCACGACCATCGTCAACGACCTGTATTCCTTCACCAAGGAGCTGGCCAGTGACCCGACGCACCTCAACCTGCCGCAGGTCGTGGCCGCCAACGACAAGCGCGGTCTGAAGGCCGCGTACCTGAAGAGCGTCGAGATCCACAACCAGGTCTACGAGGCGTTCGAGGCGGAGTCGGCCCCGCTGGCCGCCCTCTCCCCCCTCCTGGAGAAATACGTCCGAGGACTGACCGACTGGGTCGCCGGCAACCACGAATGGCACGCCACCAACACCGACCGCTACCAGCTGCCCAACTACTGGTAG